One part of the Bacillus sp. FJAT-45350 genome encodes these proteins:
- a CDS encoding 3-hydroxyanthranilate 3,4-dioxygenase: MSLQSRSLNILKVIEENKDLLKPPVNNKVLWEDSEFIAMLLGGPNRRRDFHIDPSDEFFYQVKGDCYVECINEDGEREVVTVKEGEMFMLPANVPHSPHRVADTYGIVLERKRDKGELEDFVWFCDECNNEMHRVTVQLTNIETQVKQAIEEFNGSEKLRTCPHCAHVMPEEVGVWKCE, encoded by the coding sequence ATGTCTTTACAGTCACGCTCACTAAATATACTGAAGGTTATTGAGGAAAATAAGGATTTATTAAAGCCACCTGTAAATAACAAAGTGCTCTGGGAGGATTCAGAATTTATTGCAATGTTACTTGGAGGGCCAAACCGTCGTCGTGATTTTCACATCGATCCTTCAGATGAATTTTTCTACCAAGTTAAGGGAGATTGCTATGTAGAGTGCATTAATGAAGATGGTGAGAGAGAAGTGGTAACTGTTAAAGAAGGGGAGATGTTTATGCTTCCAGCCAATGTTCCACATTCACCCCATCGTGTAGCCGATACGTATGGAATTGTCTTAGAGCGAAAAAGAGATAAAGGTGAGCTGGAAGATTTTGTTTGGTTTTGTGATGAATGCAACAATGAAATGCATCGCGTAACGGTGCAGTTAACTAATATTGAAACACAAGTAAAACAAGCGATTGAAGAATTTAACGGAAGTGAAAAATTAAGAACATGTCCACATTGTGCTCATGTAATGCCAGAAGAAGTGGGGGTTTGGAAATGCGAGTAG
- a CDS encoding amidohydrolase family protein, which produces MRVDFHTHIIPPDLPNFTEKYGQEKWPVLNQTCTCGANIMVGGKVFREVTDQVWCSHKRIKDMDREGVDIQVLSPIPVTFSYWAPIEEAVVMSKIQNDFIAETVKEHPDRFVGLGTVPLQDSEAAIKEMDRCMHELNLAGIEIGTNVNGNNLDSPELVEFFKMAEYWGVPLFIHPWETMAKDRTPRHNFMYTIGMPSETALAAASLVWSGVMEKFPNLKVCFAHAGGSFPYILPRLDKGWEVWPHLRLTTKPPSHYVNNFYFDSLNYDPLNTKYLIDRFGIDKIVMGSDYPFLLREIPPGKVIDEMQDITEQHKRLMLGENALRFLNIKERRMEIGSKVNDSRGETTKLGN; this is translated from the coding sequence ATGCGAGTAGATTTTCACACTCATATAATTCCTCCTGATTTGCCTAATTTTACTGAAAAGTATGGGCAAGAAAAATGGCCTGTTCTCAATCAAACGTGTACATGTGGTGCAAATATTATGGTTGGTGGAAAGGTGTTTCGTGAAGTAACAGACCAAGTTTGGTGTTCACATAAAAGAATTAAAGACATGGATCGTGAGGGAGTAGATATTCAAGTCTTATCCCCAATTCCTGTAACATTTTCGTACTGGGCTCCTATTGAAGAAGCTGTGGTTATGTCTAAAATTCAAAATGACTTTATTGCTGAGACTGTCAAAGAACATCCGGATCGTTTTGTAGGCTTAGGGACGGTACCGCTACAAGATAGTGAAGCTGCTATTAAAGAGATGGACCGTTGTATGCACGAGCTAAATCTAGCAGGTATTGAAATTGGAACGAATGTAAATGGTAACAACTTAGATTCACCGGAGTTAGTAGAATTTTTTAAGATGGCAGAATATTGGGGTGTACCACTATTTATTCACCCATGGGAGACAATGGCAAAAGACCGGACACCTAGACATAACTTCATGTATACAATTGGGATGCCAAGTGAGACTGCTTTAGCGGCAGCGAGTCTAGTCTGGAGCGGAGTAATGGAAAAGTTTCCAAACCTAAAGGTGTGCTTTGCTCATGCTGGAGGCTCCTTTCCATATATTCTACCGAGACTTGATAAGGGGTGGGAAGTATGGCCTCACTTACGTTTAACCACAAAGCCTCCAAGTCATTATGTAAATAATTTTTACTTCGATTCTTTAAATTATGATCCACTCAATACTAAATACTTAATTGATAGATTCGGAATAGATAAAATCGTGATGGGGTCTGATTATCCATTTTTATTACGTGAGATTCCACCTGGTAAAGTGATCGATGAGATGCAAGATATAACAGAACAACATAAGAGATTAATGCTTGGAGAAAATGCACTTCGGTTCTTAAATATCAAGGAGAGGAGAATGGAAATTGGATCAAAAGTTAATGACTCCAGAGGAGAAACTACTAAGCTTGGGAATTGA
- a CDS encoding RidA family protein, protein MTPEEKLLSLGIELAPVRKVVGNYVSHVRVGNLIFTSGQGVDEFHGKLGRELDIETGYRASRQSMINLLNVLKSELGDLRKVKRVVKILGFVNSTEDFTAQPKVMNGASDLLVEVFGEKGKHARSAVGMAQLPNNTAIEIEMVVEVEEE, encoded by the coding sequence ATGACTCCAGAGGAGAAACTACTAAGCTTGGGAATTGAATTGGCCCCTGTAAGAAAAGTTGTTGGAAATTATGTTAGTCATGTGAGAGTAGGGAACTTAATCTTTACATCGGGTCAAGGGGTAGATGAATTTCATGGAAAGCTTGGTCGCGAACTAGATATTGAAACAGGCTATCGAGCGTCAAGACAGTCGATGATAAATCTATTAAATGTACTTAAAAGCGAACTTGGGGATCTAAGAAAAGTAAAGAGAGTCGTTAAAATTCTTGGATTTGTCAATAGTACAGAAGATTTTACGGCGCAACCAAAGGTTATGAATGGGGCTTCTGACCTTTTGGTAGAAGTGTTTGGTGAGAAAGGTAAGCATGCCAGATCCGCTGTAGGGATGGCTCAGTTACCTAACAATACCGCAATTGAAATTGAGATGGTTGTTGAGGTAGAGGAAGAGTAA
- a CDS encoding 2-keto-4-pentenoate hydratase, protein MTRTIELSQYLLKAEESREGIQPLTELEPNLTPRDAYQVQLETIKQKVNDGQRIVGKKIGLTSLAMQQLLGVGEPDYGHLLDSMVIQNGGDIPFQRVMQPKVEAEVAFVLKDELKGPNVTVEDVLQATDFVLPALEIVDSRITDWKIKLSDTIADNASSGLYVLGNTPVSVDQVDLAAVHMEFYKDNELINTGTGAAALGHPANCVAWLANKLSEFDISLNPGEVILSGALSAAVDAEPGQYFKAKIDVLGEVSVRFVP, encoded by the coding sequence ATGACGAGAACTATAGAGCTTTCACAGTATTTATTAAAAGCTGAAGAGTCAAGGGAAGGAATCCAGCCGTTAACAGAGCTAGAGCCTAACTTAACACCAAGAGATGCGTATCAAGTTCAATTGGAGACTATAAAACAAAAGGTAAACGATGGTCAACGAATTGTTGGAAAAAAGATTGGACTTACCTCATTAGCAATGCAACAACTATTAGGGGTAGGGGAGCCTGATTATGGTCATTTGCTTGATAGTATGGTCATTCAAAATGGTGGAGATATTCCGTTTCAACGAGTAATGCAGCCGAAAGTAGAGGCGGAAGTAGCATTTGTTCTAAAAGATGAGTTAAAAGGGCCAAATGTTACTGTTGAAGATGTCTTACAGGCTACTGATTTTGTACTTCCAGCTCTAGAAATTGTTGATAGTCGCATAACAGATTGGAAAATTAAGTTGTCAGATACGATTGCTGATAATGCTTCTTCAGGATTGTACGTTCTTGGAAATACTCCTGTAAGTGTGGACCAAGTTGACTTGGCTGCAGTACATATGGAGTTTTATAAAGATAACGAACTCATAAATACAGGTACAGGTGCAGCAGCACTAGGTCACCCTGCTAATTGTGTCGCTTGGCTTGCAAATAAGCTATCAGAGTTTGACATCTCACTAAACCCAGGAGAAGTGATACTTTCTGGAGCATTATCAGCTGCTGTCGACGCGGAGCCTGGACAGTATTTTAAGGCAAAAATTGATGTATTAGGAGAAGTAAGTGTCCGTTTTGTCCCATGA
- a CDS encoding aldehyde dehydrogenase translates to MKLKESNLKKIEPIDCRHFINGDYIDSTSLKTFENINPATEEVIGTVAEGGKEEIDLAVAAAKKALKGPWKHLTSMERSNLLRRIGDGILERKEELATLESYDTGKPYELALEMDITRSAYNFYFFADYLTSMGTEAYQQDDKAIHYSLRRPVGVVGMINPWNLPLLLLSWKLAPCLAAGNTAVMKPAEWTPMTATVLAEICKEAGVPDGVINLVHGFGADAAGAALTEHPDVDAITFTGETKTGTAIMKAAAPTLKKLSYELGGKNPNIIFADSDLDEVIDTTLKSSFMNQGEVCLCGSRIYVESAVYETFVEKFVSRTKELQVGDPFQEGTKVGAVISKEHYERVNYYIELAKEDGGAILTGGGRPEGIDKGYFISPTIITGLDKDSRCVREEIFGPVVTVLPFDTEEEVIEQANDTHYGLGTSIWTNDLRRAHRVAHQIEAGIIWVNTWYLRDLRTPFGGMKQSGLGREGGHHSFEFYSELSNVTIKL, encoded by the coding sequence ATGAAATTGAAGGAATCAAACCTAAAGAAAATAGAACCAATCGATTGCCGCCATTTTATTAATGGAGATTATATAGATTCTACAAGTTTAAAAACCTTTGAAAATATCAATCCGGCTACAGAAGAAGTGATAGGGACGGTTGCTGAGGGAGGAAAGGAAGAAATTGATTTAGCTGTTGCAGCAGCAAAGAAAGCTTTAAAGGGACCATGGAAGCACCTTACATCGATGGAACGCTCAAATTTATTACGTCGAATTGGGGATGGGATTTTAGAGAGAAAGGAAGAATTAGCGACACTTGAATCCTATGATACTGGAAAGCCATATGAGCTAGCACTTGAGATGGATATTACTCGTTCAGCTTATAACTTCTACTTTTTTGCTGATTACCTTACATCTATGGGTACAGAGGCATACCAACAAGACGATAAAGCTATTCATTATTCTTTACGTCGTCCTGTTGGTGTTGTAGGAATGATTAATCCGTGGAATTTACCATTACTTTTACTGTCGTGGAAGTTAGCTCCTTGTCTTGCTGCTGGTAATACTGCAGTAATGAAGCCTGCAGAGTGGACACCAATGACAGCAACTGTTTTAGCTGAGATTTGTAAAGAGGCTGGCGTTCCTGATGGAGTAATAAATCTAGTACATGGATTTGGCGCTGATGCTGCTGGTGCTGCATTAACAGAACACCCTGATGTTGATGCAATTACGTTCACTGGGGAAACAAAAACAGGTACAGCGATTATGAAAGCTGCCGCACCAACGTTAAAGAAATTGTCTTATGAATTAGGCGGGAAAAATCCCAATATTATATTCGCTGACTCGGACCTAGATGAAGTTATTGATACAACGTTAAAATCAAGTTTTATGAATCAAGGGGAAGTGTGCCTTTGTGGCTCTCGTATTTACGTTGAAAGCGCAGTTTATGAAACATTTGTTGAAAAGTTCGTCAGTCGTACAAAAGAACTTCAAGTAGGAGATCCTTTTCAAGAGGGTACCAAAGTAGGTGCTGTTATTAGCAAGGAGCATTATGAGCGTGTAAATTATTATATTGAACTTGCTAAAGAAGATGGTGGTGCAATTTTAACTGGTGGAGGTCGTCCTGAAGGAATAGATAAAGGTTACTTTATTTCACCTACTATAATTACAGGTTTAGATAAGGACTCAAGGTGCGTACGAGAAGAGATTTTTGGTCCTGTTGTAACCGTGCTTCCTTTTGATACAGAGGAAGAGGTCATTGAACAAGCGAACGATACTCATTATGGACTAGGGACTTCAATATGGACAAATGATTTACGAAGAGCACATCGTGTTGCGCATCAAATTGAAGCAGGTATTATATGGGTGAATACGTGGTATTTACGTGATTTACGCACTCCTTTTGGAGGAATGAAACAAAGTGGTTTAGGGCGTGAGGGTGGTCACCATAGCTTTGAATTTTACAGTGAATTATCAAATGTAACGATTAAATTGTAA